The following proteins come from a genomic window of Rattus norvegicus strain BN/NHsdMcwi chromosome 8, GRCr8, whole genome shotgun sequence:
- the Or8g50b gene encoding olfactory receptor Olr1318, producing the protein MAKDNQSRVTEFILVGLTDKPELQLPMFLLFLGIYLFTVLGNLGMIILILLSSHLHTPMYFFLSNLSFIDLCYSTIVTPKMLVNFVTTKNVISYQECMTQLYFFIAFAISECHMLAAMAYDRYVAICNPLLYNVTMSFQVCARMVGGVYGIGIVGAAIHTLCMLRVVFCKANIINHYFCDLFPLMELACSSTYVNEVVLLCLSAFNFFIPNLTILGSYVFIIITILRIKSTEGRFKAFSTCSSHFCAVSVFFGSLAFMYLQPFSVNSKDKGKVSSVFYTTVVPMLNPMIYSLRNRDVKLALNKIFQKKKILV; encoded by the coding sequence ATGGCAAAGGACAATCAATCCAGAGTGACTGAGTTCATCCTTGTTGGCTTAACAGACAAACCGGAGCTGCAGCTGCCcatgttcctcctcttccttgggaTCTATCTGTTTACGGTACTGGGGAACCTGGGCATGATCATCCTGATCCTGCTCAGCTCTCACctgcacacccccatgtacttcttcctcagcaaTTTATCTTTTATTGACCTCTGTTATTCAACTATAGTCACCCCAAAAATGCTTGTGAACTTTGTGACAACAAAAAATGTCATCTCCTATCAGGAATGTATGACTCAGCTCTATTTCTTCATTGCTTTTGCTATATCTGAGTGTCATATGTTGGCTGCAATGGCGTATGACCGCTATGTTGCCATTTGTAACCCCTTGCTCTACAATGTCACCATGTCTTTCCAAGTCTGTGCACGGATGGTAGGTGGGGTGTATGGTATAGGCATCGTCGGTGCAGCAATTCATACCCTTTGCATGCTAAGAGTGGTTTTCTGTAAGGCTAATATAATAAACCATTACTTCTGTGATCTTTTCCCATTGATGGAGCTTGCCTGCTCCAGCACTTACGTCAATGAGGTAGTACTCCTGTGTCTCAGtgctttcaatttctttattccaaaccTTACCATCCTGGGTTCTTATGTCTTCATCATCATTACCATCCTCCGTATCAAATCCACTGAGGGCAGATTCAAAGCCTTCAGCACATGTAGTTCCCACTTCTGTgctgtttctgtcttctttggTTCCCTGGCATTCATGTACCTACAGCCCTTCTCTGTCAACTCCAAAGACAAAGGCAAAGTGTCCTCTGTGTTTTACACTACTGTTGTGCCCATGCTGAATCCCAtgatctacagcctgaggaacaggGATGTCAAACTAGCTCTAAATAAGATATTTCaaaaaaagaagattcttgtgTAA